In a genomic window of Mycolicibacterium neoaurum VKM Ac-1815D:
- the mbtN gene encoding mycobactin biosynthesis acyl-ACP dehydrogenase MbtN, with protein MTVIDESPAATLDEFEHLLDRVFDDRVRRWTAEAERTDAFPRELIEYLGREGVFEAKWGNNPQPDVAKVIALALHLGRLGSAGIAVGVSLHDSAIALLRRFGRTPHLKSICERAIRGEVVLCVGASEESGGSDLQIVGTTVQSVGDGFQVTGIKKFVSLSPIADYVMTVARNIDGDPDSRHGNVVVIAVPLRDPGVQIQRPYKKVGAGPLDTAAVHIDTWVPADALIARAGTGLAAISWGLAHERMSVAGQIAGSCQRLLGITLARMMSRRQFGHTLYEHQALRMRVADLQARVDMLRHALNGIAAGGKLDLRTAAAMKVCAARLGEEVVSECMHIFGGTGYLVDETPLGRWWRDMKLARVGGGTDEVLWELVAAAMKPDHDGYAEMMAAASD; from the coding sequence GTGACCGTGATCGACGAATCACCGGCGGCGACACTCGACGAGTTCGAACACCTGTTGGACAGGGTCTTCGACGACCGGGTGCGACGTTGGACTGCCGAGGCCGAACGCACCGACGCGTTCCCCCGAGAGCTCATCGAATACCTCGGGCGCGAAGGTGTTTTCGAGGCCAAGTGGGGAAACAACCCACAACCCGATGTGGCCAAGGTGATCGCGCTGGCACTGCACCTCGGCAGGCTGGGGTCCGCAGGCATCGCGGTCGGGGTGAGCCTGCACGATTCGGCCATCGCACTGCTGCGTCGGTTCGGCCGCACTCCGCACCTTAAGTCCATCTGCGAGCGGGCGATTCGCGGTGAGGTGGTGCTGTGTGTCGGCGCCTCCGAGGAATCGGGCGGCTCCGACCTTCAGATCGTCGGCACGACCGTACAGTCGGTGGGCGACGGCTTTCAGGTGACCGGTATCAAGAAGTTCGTCTCGCTGTCCCCCATCGCCGATTACGTCATGACGGTCGCCCGCAATATCGACGGCGATCCCGACAGCAGGCACGGCAATGTCGTGGTGATCGCGGTCCCACTGCGCGATCCCGGGGTGCAGATTCAACGGCCGTACAAGAAGGTCGGCGCCGGACCGCTGGACACCGCCGCCGTGCACATCGACACCTGGGTGCCCGCCGATGCGCTGATCGCGCGCGCGGGCACCGGACTCGCCGCCATCTCCTGGGGTTTGGCACATGAACGGATGTCGGTGGCCGGACAGATCGCCGGTAGCTGTCAACGCCTGCTGGGAATCACATTGGCACGCATGATGAGTCGCCGCCAGTTCGGGCACACCCTCTACGAGCACCAGGCGCTGCGGATGCGGGTCGCCGACCTGCAGGCCCGGGTCGACATGCTGCGGCACGCGTTGAACGGGATCGCCGCCGGCGGCAAGCTGGACCTGCGCACCGCCGCCGCGATGAAGGTCTGTGCGGCCCGCCTCGGCGAAGAGGTGGTCTCCGAATGCATGCACATCTTCGGCGGCACCGGATACCTGGTCGACGAGACACCGTTGGGTCGGTGGTGGCGCGATATGAAGCTCGCCCGTGTCGGCGGCGGGACCGATGAGGTGCTCTGGGAACTGGTAGCCGCCGCGATGAAACCGGACCACGACGGCTACGCCGAGATGATGGCCGCCGCGTCCGACTAG
- the mbtM gene encoding long-chain-fatty acid--ACP ligase MbtM: MAQALRESMTSTDRALAVLDTAAGTWNRHPWGEIHARAENVAARICYDEAPAVGLVGDPTVEFISAIPGAFLAGAAVSILPGPVRGADPKRWARATLDRFAGIGVRTVFSHGAPLRELSAADSHIAVHDVATVAHAQRSHNHHGTVGDARIAVLQGTAGSTGTPRTAALSPAAVLANLRALVARVGVTETDCGHSWLPLYHDMGLSFVLTTALAGAELWQAPTSAFSAQPFGWLKWITESRATLTAAPNMAYNIIGKYSGLVSDADFSALRFALNGGEAVDCAGSRRFAEEMAKFGLGPGVLAPSYGLAESNCAVAVPAPGRGLRVDEIQVVTDDGGYRRTHAVLGPAIPGMDIRIVAGEQYSGGVADREVGEVQIRGTSMMHGYLGESPLDDQSWFPTGDIGYLLDDDLVICGRAKEIITVAGRNIFPTEIENVAARVDGVRAGAVVAVGTDGPASRSGLVIAAEFKGADEPAARTAMVSLIASECGVVPADIVFLAPGSLPRTSSGKLRRLEVKRNLEGAGQ; encoded by the coding sequence GACGAGGCACCCGCGGTCGGACTGGTCGGCGATCCCACCGTCGAGTTCATCTCGGCCATCCCGGGGGCATTCCTGGCCGGGGCTGCGGTGTCGATCCTGCCGGGCCCGGTCCGCGGCGCCGACCCGAAGCGCTGGGCGCGAGCCACTTTGGACCGATTCGCCGGTATCGGGGTGCGCACGGTCTTCAGCCACGGTGCTCCGCTGCGGGAGCTGAGCGCGGCCGACAGCCACATCGCCGTGCATGACGTCGCCACCGTCGCGCATGCGCAGCGCTCCCATAACCATCACGGCACGGTCGGCGATGCCCGCATCGCGGTGCTGCAGGGCACGGCCGGTTCGACCGGGACACCGCGGACCGCCGCGCTGTCCCCCGCCGCGGTGCTGGCCAATCTGCGGGCGCTGGTCGCCAGGGTCGGGGTCACCGAAACCGACTGCGGCCACTCCTGGTTGCCGCTCTATCACGATATGGGGCTGTCCTTCGTCCTGACCACGGCGCTGGCGGGTGCCGAGCTGTGGCAGGCCCCCACCTCGGCGTTCTCCGCCCAACCGTTCGGCTGGCTGAAATGGATCACCGAATCCCGTGCCACCCTGACCGCCGCGCCGAACATGGCCTACAACATCATCGGCAAGTACTCCGGGCTGGTCAGCGACGCGGACTTCTCGGCATTGCGGTTCGCGCTCAACGGCGGTGAGGCCGTCGACTGTGCGGGCAGCCGGCGTTTCGCCGAGGAGATGGCCAAGTTCGGACTCGGCCCCGGTGTGCTGGCACCGTCCTATGGTCTTGCCGAATCCAACTGCGCGGTGGCCGTTCCCGCGCCTGGTCGCGGGCTGCGGGTCGACGAGATCCAGGTCGTCACCGACGACGGCGGATACCGGCGCACCCACGCCGTGCTGGGGCCCGCCATCCCGGGCATGGACATTCGGATCGTGGCCGGCGAGCAGTACTCCGGCGGAGTCGCCGACCGTGAGGTCGGCGAGGTGCAGATCCGTGGCACCTCGATGATGCACGGCTACCTCGGCGAATCGCCTCTGGATGATCAAAGCTGGTTCCCGACAGGTGATATCGGCTATCTGCTTGACGACGACCTGGTGATCTGCGGACGCGCCAAGGAGATCATCACCGTCGCCGGACGCAACATCTTCCCCACCGAGATCGAGAATGTCGCCGCGCGGGTTGACGGTGTGCGGGCCGGCGCGGTGGTCGCCGTCGGCACCGACGGCCCGGCCAGCAGATCGGGTCTGGTGATCGCCGCGGAGTTCAAGGGTGCCGACGAACCGGCGGCCCGCACCGCCATGGTGTCGCTGATCGCGTCCGAATGTGGTGTGGTTCCCGCCGATATCGTCTTCCTGGCGCCCGGATCGTTGCCGCGAACGTCCTCGGGCAAGCTACGGCGACTGGAAGTCAAACGCAATCTGGAAGGTGCCGGACAGTGA